TTTGATCTCAgggggacacacacagtccacGTAGAAGTCATACTCTGAGCCTGGGTTCGTCTTGGAGGGACGGGACTCGAGGTGCTTCATGTTGATGCCAAGTTTCTGAGGGGAAGGAGGGAAGCGAATATTAGCATAgggatagctagctagctatagccagTAGTTGATATACACATAGTTTTATTGGGAAGAATGGACCAGccatgtatgtacatttacaCTGATTTGCTAAAATGCTAGCTATGTTATTCCAATCAACAAACTACGCTGTTATGGAATTAAATTAAATGGGTTACAGCTGTagatacatataattatgcctgtaTAAGACCTGTAGGTACCTACCTGGAAAGGTTTGAGTGCGTTGAGAAGGGACCCTTTCTCCTCTCTGAGTGAGAACATGAGTGAGAGGTTACTGCTATTCTCAGCTGAAGGGGCCGGCACGGGTATGTACGAGTCGTCCCCCGTGTCCATCTTACTCTTCTTCTGGGCAGGAGGGTCCATTTGGCAAACACtgtctagctctagctctagttAAGTTCTCTCtagctctctagctagcttgttgtgtgaagagtATATGAGGGGTGTGGCCCAGGTGTGTCTCACATGACAATCTGCAcaagaaccagccccacccttcttTTGGAAAGGGGGATACCCGTAACAATTCACACACGTACCTACACGTGGCCACAAACTGCTCAAGCCTTCAAAAAGTTTGAAATCTCTACTATGTCAATGGACGATGCTCTGCTTGATGAGTCAGATGAggtgatataataataatcagaaTTTGTATTGTTGGCTTTGATTTCTTGACTTTTAGTTTTGATACATGTAGACtctacagtatagtacaggTAGTTCAAGTATTAATTGCACTGAGGCCGCATTCCCACACATTGCATTATCATTGTTTTGTACTTCCCTCAGGATCTGACATTGCTGGACGATGAGTAAGTGCCTTTATACTCTATAGTCACAATCACTTTATTAATATCCACCCAACAGTGCTAGTGAGACTGAGAGCTTGACTGGCTCCATTATTGAACTGCTTGACAGCGAGTCTCTGGGATCCTTGAAAGAGCTATTTAAACCATCAACCAAACCTCAGCAACAACAACATGCCTCCCCACCACCTGTACCAGCTGCAGGAGCCAAGACCACACACGGTAGCTAGTGTGTTTATATTAATAAAATGTACGGTCATcaatgactataataattctgAATTGTCTATACTCATTATATCCTACAGTTCATTTTCATTCTCTATTATTTGTGAAGATGTGTTTGTTGTTTCTCGTAGTCGTGAAGAAGCTCAAGCTCAAAAAGTCCCCACGTTCTCCTACTGTCACTAAATCTTCTCAATCTGCCACTGCTGCTGTAGCTCTCAAAAGTCAAGGTATGCAAGCACTTAATCAGTGTGATGATTAAAACGTTTATCCTGCACTTTCATATAATATAGCTGTCTTAATAACGAAGCGTCCACGCAAGCGATCAGTGCCAGTAGCTACGATGCCTGATTTAAGAGAAATTGTAAGTTTAATGTTTTGTATACTCGTGCAAATATCTCACATACGACCATTCCTGTCTCATCTTAGTTGAATAGAAAGAAGAAGAGAAAGTCTCAACAACTAGGAATGGCGACAGTGAACCACAATAATATATTCCCAAATCTTCCAGTGGGGATTGAACTAAATTGCAAAACACACAACAGCAACCCTCTTAATCACATGTATTCTTTTGatcatttataattattataatattcaTGTTTTGAAACATTCATGTCTTTCTATCTAGAGGTCATGCCAACTcccacacataataataatctatTTTTCTTGAATCTTGCAAagagctagctgcatggtttAAAGATGTCTGGTCAAATTGCTTTTGTGTCGATTTGTCTGCTCATTGTGGCTACTGGAGCATGTAAGTTAACcattaggtacatgtattagctAGTTAAGAATTACATGTAATGGTTTCAACTACAACTGTATATGTAGCTAGCCATCCTTATAATCTATTTCATCTTTCCAGCTGCTCAGAGCTTCAGGTTTGCCACCGTGTTTGGTGATCACATGGTACTGCAGCAGTCTCCCTACAAGGCTGGAGTGTGGGGTTACTCTCCCAGCTGTGAGAATGTCACTGTCATGTTCGATGGAGCCAAAATGGATGCCACCATCGTCAACTGTATGTATGCATTCAGCTATTTCTGTCAAGTGAAGGCAGCTTATGTACTCAAACTATTGTATGGCAGATGGTTGATTAAGTAGAAAAATTTTTGTATAAAAAGCtatatcattatttttacGTCTTTCACTTTATAActtttctgtataattatagcccgtGGTGATGTTAGCATGTGCAAGTGGAAGGTGACTTTGCCTGCAACTACTGGTGGGGCCAAAGCTTTCACCATATCTGCTGTCAACCAAAATCAAACCATGATCGAGCTCAAAGATGTCCTTTTTGGTGATGTGTGGCTTTGCAGTGGACAAAGTAACATGCAGTTTGCAATGCCACAGGTAAGTACAAACACTTGGCTTACTAAGTGATTGCATGCTCTCTGGTCCAAATCCAACCATTTTGACTATCAAAAAACACTCCGTAAAATGAATTTAGCGttatgaaaattaatgtgtcAAATTTGCCAATTAATTATTGGAACTGCAGGTGTACAATGCCAGTGCTGAGATAGCTGCTGCCGCTAACTACCCAATGGTGAGACTGTTCACTGCTGCACTGCAGAGCTCCAACACTCCAGTAGACGAACTTCTTTCCATCGAGCAGAACTGGACCGTTGCCTCACCTGGTAATAACGTAACCCGTGTGCACAGAATATAACCGCTATTGTACGACctttgtttttgtgtgtgtgaaaaTTGTGTTTTTATCGTAGCCTCTGTGGGAGGGAAGGCGTGGGGTTATTTCTCTGCCACCTGCTGGTTTTTTGGACGTGATCTTTTTGATAGCCTCAAGTACCCCATTGGTAAGTTTGCAGTCGATGATTCATGCCACACCAGAATATACGCCCTATTGAATATTGAAAATAATGTGTGTGAAATCTCTCTAAAGGTCTGGTTGATACTGACTGGGGTGGAACACCTGTGGAGGCGTGGTCTTCTCCCGACGCTCTTGCCAAATGCAAAAAGGACAAAACGGACACTACTCAGAAGTGGAGAAAACAAAAGTACACAATCGTTTTTAGTCCCTTCTTAACTTGTTACTGCTATGAAATTGCCTTATTAaacaggggagggggggttgtagttaaacagccataacttgagtaccgttgatccaatgttaaaaattttatgattttctgaaagctaagAAAAATatatttcaaatgatgtgtttaaattcaaaattttgtcggggccctaatttgtcattttttggccttgaaccatgggctataatccatggtatgtccaaattggcaaatacttttatctcttgaatatgaactttgatggtaccatttaaAAGGTATcattctaagctttcagaaaatcataaaatcgttgaaattagatacacggaattcaagttatggcagcgcCCAACCATTGATTAATAACTGGCTTTACATACATTAGTTTTCGATTGATATTCAAGCACATCATGGTATACAAGTACACGTATATATCTGACTGAAGTGTATGTGATCAAGCTATCATAACACTTACTGCAGGCCCACCTCATTGACTGGTCCTGGCTCTCCGTCTGTGCTCTGGAATGCCATGATTGTACCTTTTCTCAATATGACCATCAAGGGAGCTATCTGGTACCAGGGGGAGGCTAACGCAGGTCTGTattgcatacatacat
The Halichondria panicea chromosome 11, odHalPani1.1, whole genome shotgun sequence DNA segment above includes these coding regions:
- the LOC135344507 gene encoding sialate O-acetylesterase-like translates to MSGQIAFVSICLLIVATGASAQSFRFATVFGDHMVLQQSPYKAGVWGYSPSCENVTVMFDGAKMDATIVNSRGDVSMCKWKVTLPATTGGAKAFTISAVNQNQTMIELKDVLFGDVWLCSGQSNMQFAMPQVYNASAEIAAAANYPMVRLFTAALQSSNTPVDELLSIEQNWTVASPASVGGKAWGYFSATCWFFGRDLFDSLKYPIGLVDTDWGGTPVEAWSSPDALAKCKKDKTDTTQKWRKQKPTSLTGPGSPSVLWNAMIVPFLNMTIKGAIWYQGEANAGAPQSYHCTFPAMIDDWREKWHSSTDGATDNNMGFGFVQLAANGNNNVSDTGFPDIRWAQTADVGYVPNDRLQNVFMAVAMDLGDPTSPFGSVHPRDKQDVGDRLSRAAMAVVYGDKTVDYLGPIASSAAIVSTAVDGLIKVAVTYTSENPLELKYPYGFEVGCVDASNNKSMWIGGTAKSVKGSQTAFVEFPACPVQYTAKMIRYCWRTDPCTFKMCPVYAKDLPSPPFILKLP